AGGTTGGGGTTAGATGACCACGTGTGAAAAAGATGCTGATGCAGCACATTTAGCATGAAAAATACACTAGAACTCATTTTATAAAGTAGCTTGTTGGGAATGAGGGGGGTAAGCTGACTAAACTAGTTCTATAcaaccaccaggcttcactggaTATACTGGTGGGTGTCCATACAATACAATGGCTTCACGGATTACCGACTAGTCTTCTTGGGGAAAGATAGCTTGCGACCTGGATAAATATTAAATATAAACCAAGTAGTTGAATAAATTGCACAGGACCAAAATATGAATAATAGTATCTATGTATAACTGGACAGATTCAAAAGTTCTATCATACGGCTAATAAAAGGTCTACTTCACATTGAAGTGGTACATGACGGTGGTTTTCCAATGGGAGATCTAGGTGCATACTGTACACTGGACTGCAGAATCTCTGCTTCACTACTCAAGAATACAGTTGCATATAGCAAAGACTCAAGAAACAGGAAACCTTGTTACAAACACTCATTTTTGGGATTTCTCCCATTTGGCAAAGACTCTCGGATGCATTGCTTCAATTATTGCTCCAGTTATGGATATCTTGCTCTTGGGCCCTAATTTCAGGATATATGTTGAATTAGGGCTACAAACAGTATAGTAGCCGCCTGCTGGCAAAGCCATCTGGCTTTGCTTCATGACACTTGCGCCATCCTTCAAACCAGGTTACGTCTCAGCAGTAGGCACGCAGCATGTGCTGAGTGTAAGTTGTTGGCACGGAGTCTGTTCTGTAATCCGTATGTTCACACGGCATTGACCAGCACCGGCGAAGCGAGGGCCTGAGAGCACGAACACTTCCTTAGGTCTGCACGGCTTTCAATGTTTGTGTGCTCCAAGGACAGCTGCTTCATCTTGTTGTCCAGCACGGGTAAAGCTCTGGGTTTAAGGATGAAGTTGTTGTTGTTGATCCTGTCCTGGGCTTTGTTCTCCGATCCTTCTGCCCGGCTGCCTTCAGAGAAGTTACAGAACGAGAAAAACATTGTTATCCAGAAACAGGATTAGGTCACACCGCTTTTAAAAGGGATTGTACCCCAATTATATCAATGTCCACATCTATTCACTAATTAaacaggtttaaccctttccaatccactgtctggcgtcctctgacattggagctgtgcaagcttcaatcagaatgtaggaagacgtccgacagggtattcttaccatctattgccagccactccactgtcggagcctctctggcgcgcacacacactggctttagccagcagatggcacggttgtataaacagcaaaaagagaaagcctttttggaaaccctgattccaaaattggattggaaagggttaaagacttaAAGGGCATATTTACAAAAACCTATAATCAAAAACTGCATTTCCTGTGGTTTTGCTATGCAGTAGTTACAGATGAAATGTAAAAACTGTTATAAAGTCAACAAAGCTAATATGCGCACTGGAAAACCACGGCaaagtgcagtaaaaaaataaaattaaaaaaaaaagtctagtgTAACCAAACCCTAACACATCGTAAGGGAACAGAagcgaaccctttggaattacttggatttctgcattgattgccaATAAAATGTGGTCAGATcgttatccaagtcacaattacAAACGAAACGTCACACAGTTCTACCATCTTTTATTGAGCTCATTAAGTTATCCACAGTGTAGGGAAAAGTCAGTGAACCCTTGAAATGAATAACCAGTGCATTAACCTTTAGCAGCAACGAACTCCGGCAAATGTTCCTTCTCGATGCAAAGAGGAGGctttttggaccattcctcaCTCCAAACCTGTtttcaggtcatcaatatttctgggatgccttgtttGTACAGGCCTCGTCAGATCATGTCACATCATCTCATTAGGACTAAGGTCTGGACTTTCAATAATTCTTCAGTTGAATAACTTTTGTGTTTTGGGTCACTGTTTTGTTGCACCACCCATCCTCTCTTCAGCTTGATGTGGTTATGGACTACAGCCATTATATTCTACTGTAACAGGTTTTGATAAAtcatagaattcattgttccagcAACAATAGCAAGGCAGCGAGGCCCTGAGGCATCAAAGCAGCACCAAACCAtgatgctaccccccccccccccccccactatgttTTCTTCTTAGCAACAGCTTTCCAAGAACACCATGGATTATGCAGTGTATTTCTAGCAGGGGACACTTGAACGGAGGTTTTTGCAGTTTGAAAGGTCTTGTTGCTGGGGAGTCCTGAAGGTCCTGAGTTAGTGAACAATTTGACTTTGTCTAGCTGTAGACCAAGGTCTTTAACAGAGTTTTTGTAGCCTTTTCTAGCTTTATGCGTCTCCACAGCACACATCTTCTGAGGGCTCCTGaaaagttgtttgcatcaaggcATGGTTCATACTAACCAATCTTTCTCGAAAagaagatttgtcagtaaccaggcttagTATGCCTTTATTTAATATGAAAATCAAGTGTAAGGCCTCGTGttcacgggtgggtcggattctgtgcaggaaatcccgcacagaatccaGCGCTGCCCGCGGCCAGTGAGCCCTGCGTACCTAAATTTTCCTGCCGGTGGTGTCCACGTGGATCTCTTCACTTCCAGGTTTGCTGTACTGCGCGTGGTCCTCACGGTTCACAGTCAGACATgcccattacagatttttttttaatctcccgttTTCCCGCAGATCTGCGGCACATCTGCAGTGGCAGCTGAGGGCGTAccacggatcagatggcttccattgacttcattggaagccctTCGTGagggatccacagcaaaatggagcatgctgcgattttttttttcccggaccAAAATTCCCGCAAAACAAGTCTGCATACTTTAATTTGCAGACACTAATACTTCCCTataggcggcttgatttgcggatctcgcAACTCAAACCCGCTCGTGGACACTGGAAGTGTGGGTTTCAGGCCCAATCTCTTCCCCTTAAATGAAACATTTTACTAATTGTTGAATAAGGCATTAACacaatgtatttgtgcacgcaaataaaACCCAAAAACACACACAATCATGCCCTTACTGATTTCAGTGGGCAATGAGAGTATATgcataaaatagaatatgctgcacaTATTTTTCTGCAGGAATGAAATGTGCGCGCATATTACGCTCATCACGCATGTTACGCTCATTTGGAAGAGACCATTGAAATCAGAGGGATCTATTCACTGCATAGTACATGAGTAAATTTTGCTCAAATACACAACGCAAATGCattcgtgtgaacaagcccttaggccCCATTTCCACAGCtatattaatatttaaaatccgcagcgtttttcccgcacgcggatccgcgccccatagggaagcattggacacccgcaggtagttaaatacctgcggatgtcctttcCCCTTCAGGCACGGATCTGCGTGTGGGAAAAAACACGGCATGCCcaattttagtgcgggtctcccgcagacttctattgaagcctatggaagtcgtccagatccgcggaacacccgtacctgaattaaaactcacctgtccggacgctgcggatcttccctccgtcgcagccggatcttctttcttaggCCCAGCGGACGTGTTCGGCGCATGCGcatggcacgctgccggcgtgctgagcacatccgttAGGCcgaagcgtccggagaggtgagtttattcttatttttagcctcatgtccgcggggcaggagggacccgctacgggattcagcatggagaatccgcggcgagcctgattttcccagtggacatgaggccttagtctctcAGTTTACTGTGGATATTCACTCaacgtgctcaataaaagaccaCGTACAATTGTAGGTTATCCGTTTACTTTGACCGTCTTCTACGATTAGAcagtcagaccacattttattagtaatcaatgcagaaggaAATCCAAGTCATTCCAAAGCATTCACTAACTTTTTCTTGCCAACTGTATATAACTTTATAGAAGTTGAAGGTCTTGTTTTGTTTTTGAAGATCCAGTTCTAAATCCCCTGTACAGAGaagtctgcctgcagccaccactaggaggagattAGGCGCTTACTGACTATTAGGCCGGGGGCCAGGACATAGCTGTCTGCAGGACATCTGGCACATCCATTAAGAGATGCAGGGGGTTTGAAGCCGTGTAAATCAGAAAAACAAAGTTCAGACAGTAACCTAGTAAACTTGTAATCTTACACTCCGGGCCCCTTTTACACTTCTAAGAGGCCATCAGCGTTACAGTTTCGGGAAAGCCCTTTAACGGAACACTCCATTTAACATGGATTTGCTGTGTCAGGTTTGTAGGAGGAGACCACATCCGACTAATCTCGTGGGGGTCTTTGAATCTGAGTCTTGCCCTAGCCCCTTAGGTCCATAGGATAGTTAAAAGGTACACTATAGGCAAAAGTGAAGGAAGGTTTTCTAGTTTTTGTTTATcggtaaggctttgttcacatctagaTAGTTGTATGAACATTCTTTTTTCCAGGGAGGATGATTTTGGTTTTCACTGTTCCATATGTATTCAGCCATTGCCCATGAAAACGGTCTGATAATAGCACTTACTAGTAACAATGGACAACAGCCAGTGGAGCCCTCTACAACAATGACATTTTAGTTTCTCGGTCTTGCTCCTGCATTAATGTGATGAAGACATCCTGAAGAATGCAGTCCTTTATACAAGACACGACTAGGTTACTTTACTGGACGTACCTCTTTCCACATCACACTCGGGTGAGGATGCCCCGCTGCATTCACTTCGGGGGCCAAGGACAGGAGATATCAGCCCAAACTCAGACAGAGACATGGGGCTTGACAAGTCTAAGCTGCCAGGTCGGTTTGCCGGAGGAAAAGGACTCAGAACTTCGGAAGGACTTGTTGGGCCAGAGCTAAAGCTTGAGAGAGATTGAGTCTCAGAGTCATCTTCTGAAACCAAACTGCTGAGATTGTCATCTTCAAACACCTCCGAGgtcactgggaaaaaaaatatacatatatgagTTCACACTATACAAAAAAGTCCTAGGACACCACATTCCACAAACCAGAAAATCAGATTAAAAATACCAGTGGATATTCAGGAAATAAACCAAATATATATTGATGAGGGCTATGTGGTAGGAGAACACCATACAATGGTGAGGACAGGGGGGCCTAATTGCAAGATTCagtaaaaaacaatttttttttaccagctccAGCCAACAAAGGgcatgcaggtggaggaaaaaGTGGAGTATGTATTGTGAGGGATTTGTGGGAAGCAGGATAAGACAGGAGGTAATTAATCAATTGTCTACCCAACAGCTATCCTgaacgttaaaggggttgccccacttctgatttcagacagctccgtacattgtagtGGTCTgggatggtactgcaggctgagtattATTGAAGTGAATTGGGCTCTGCTTACAGTACCAACTCagtccactgcacaatgtacagcgctgtccaaaaaaaaagctaaaagtgGAAGGACCTCTTTAAGGATAGACGGTAGGGGTGCATTCTGAAACCCTCTGCCTTGTGAGTTAAGAGAGCTTATTCTGCTGTTGTATGCAGCCCCTAAACTCAGCTCTTCGTGTTCCAGATATACCAGTTCTCATGGGCTGCTTTTACTGTTACCCACTCAACCAAGAGCTCCTTCCCCTTCAGCTTGGCAACCAAAGTGAGTGAAACCACTTCTTGAATTCTTCTTATTTAGATTTAGCATAAAGCAATACAGCTGGCAGCCTGAAGAATGGAGTATGAAGAAAGGTACGGCATTGAGCTACAAATGTAACGACCTTTTGTACGCCTATGGCCGATACCCTGGACAGGTGGCATTTACATATCTGGAAGTACACCTTAAAAAAGGCATATGGCGGACATTACAGTCAACAGTCATCCACATGGCCACCCTGAGAAAGTGGAGCAGACCCATACAGAGAAAACTGGCACAGCACTTCCCTACTGCACCTGGCACTTGGGCGCAACGATGGGCAGATGTCACATCATTCAAATGCCCAAGGATTGAACACTTATAGCAAATCTTAGCATGATGCCACCAACGATCGGCACAACCCCGTCATGATTTACACAACACAAATATTCCGTTCAATGAAGCCATGTCACATGAACCGGACTAATCCAAAGCAGAAAAAGACAGAAGTAgaacaaactttggacttttagTTGTTTCTGCTAAAAAAGGAAACCTTGTTATGTTAGAAGACAGAAGGAGGCGAGCGCTCCCCGGAGTCACCGAATCCTACTTCACGTAGGCGACGAGGTCGGCTGGCAAAACAAGCGGATCACATGACTTGCTTCTGTCAGGTCATCCCATTACACTTCTATACCGGATGCCATGTTTGACTGCAGGAGTCCTTTGATTTACCTACAAACCGGGTTTGGCGGTATAAACATATTTATAGATCTGACTACAGCTACATCTTATAACAACGTGAACAGCAGGTTTGAACACCATTTTGTTTCAATTTTTTACCTAAATAGGTTCAAAATGTTGTGCTGATTAAATGGTTCATAAACTTTTATAGCAGTCAGGTAgaaagtaaggctgcctgtccacgggcgttgcaatatCCCGCGGCGGATGTCCTGCTGGGATTGTCCGGTCGCGaacagagaatcgcaatgattctctgctggtggacagggggcctgcgctttccatagccatGCTATGGAGAGCGTTCATTGCGTTCCgattatcgccgcgggaaacgcagttacaattcgcccatggacaggcggcctaaggctgttcATATACGTGTTAGGATTTACATTAAAAACTGAAAGCACGGTGCAATGTAAGATCCATGAATGACCCCGGCAGCGCCCGACGGTCCTGGATGACTACATGTAGCGCCATTTTACCCAGCAAAAACTACATCTGCAACAGCGAGTCCTAGTGGAGCTTCCAACACAAAGGTTAACATTTTGGCCGCCAGCAGCTGCCACAAGGtgcagtgtttccccaaaaataagccctaccctgatttttctgggaaggcttggaatataagccctagttacattacatacaaaaaaaaatgcgatggctgtgatttgttctatGCCTGTTGCTTAGTCACTGCTAattaataaatcccacctccaaacacaatggctgttgattggctgaacagctgccgtagaaccaatcaacagccattgtgtttggaggcgggatttattaattagcagagccgtggcattgatttgcaaattcataaatcctgtctctaaacgcgatggctgttgattggttgcaCGGCAGCACTGGATGAGCCAAAGCAcggccattgcattggttcaccCAGGGCTGCATTGAtttattggttcttgagcactgctcagccaggGCCATCGCTTCgttgaggcaggatttatgaattccaccaccagtaagtgatctTATGTGGGCAAcggaggactgcaagaagcttgCCCGACCTCCAGGAGAGGTACCTGCACCATAGTATCCAGTTCTTTTATAAGATTTCCCCAAAGTAgtggctgcaggcagccagaATTGTTTGATCTAGTTCTAGGTTTATGTAAAAAGAAGAATCTAGGGCAGGGGTGCGCAACTTTTTCTAGTCTGAGGGCCACAATGCTTACTAAAATCACTTTTAAGGGCCACAagggtattctcatctcagacatttatggtatatcctaagtatatgcTATAATAAAATAgaagttccacttccaggactcccacttATTGGGAGAATGGGAGTCGCCTCCATCCCCCCCAACCAACACTCGAGAGAGAGGGGACAATGCACATGGCCATCTCCAATGTATAGGTATATAGCCTGCCATTTCATAAGTCCTATTTGTATGCTTGAAAGATCCCTCTAGACgtactggccactaggggtctcccttccttctaacatTTCGAAACCGCCATCAGGGTGACTGTAGAGAGCTGCGCAATAAGGAAATTGTGTGTGCAAGCGCTTTTCCAAAGacctcccacccctcccccacctattttttattttttttaacccatattTTCCTGGTGCAAAACCAAGGGGATACCCAGAGACTCCACATTTTACTGCTACCTCTGCTTATTCAATGTCCTGCCCCCAATTACATAATAAAACTTGCCCTCGTGCCCATCCCCAGCTACACTTCCTCTGCCCACTGCGAGGCATCTTGATGAATCCTATCCCCGTGTTTCTTCCACTCTGGCCACAAAACATCAGAGGAGACTGAGCTGAGGAGGAGGATTTTTCAAGATGCTGCTTGGTGCACAGCGGAaatgaaacaattaaaaaaaaaaaaaaaagtatcagacCGGTATGTCCAGTTCCCGGGAGAGTTGCCAACTGTTCAGGAAGGTCTCCTCTCCCAGGGGGAGCCAGTAGGTTTTAAATTTGCTGACCACTGCCTGTTAAGTGAAATCCATCTCTAGTAATAGACACAGAATACAAGAAGTGGTGGTGGGCGAGGTCTCATGCtagccatagaagtttatggagaggagagagagaagagaaagaagcTGCGGGAGGGAGAGAAATccataaaaacatggctgctgctaTTAGTAGTAAATTATTTGCTGCGTTACAGCTACTGAAAATCACATCTACTCTGCTCAGTCCTACTTGTTGATATGACTTAGGCACATATATGCACTAAGGAGTTAGAGAAAATAGCAGATTGTTGCAccctatgtacagtgtataggaGAAATCTAGCAGCTACTtcccacccaccagctcagagataactGAAAATTAGAGGAGAAAAACTGTAAACAAATTCCAGGATACAAATCATAATGGCCAGAAAATGTTATttatcacatacatacatacatacaaacaggtAATTATGAAGAGTCATCAAAAGGCATGGGTACATTTGAATTTCAAGTCCTTCTATAATAAGCAATTCTAGGCTTTAAAACTATATCTTTATTTTCCATGTATTTAAGCCTTGTCCACATGAAAAAGAAAGATTACTAAAGTGGAATTAATTTAGGAGTCTTTGGTCTGAATTAAATTTACAGATCTTGTCTGCAGCCTGAATTTATTTGTGTTGCTATAAGAACTGAAAATGCCTGCAGAAACAAGGGGCCAGCGATGTCTCAGCAATAAATTCTGCAGTTGTCTGGTGAAGTAATCATAGCGatctggactggatggagaagaaagggaaaataTCTCCAAATCAGATAAGCTATCACCCGTGGAATTAACTATACTGTATTCAACCATATGGTCAGCAAACCGCCTGCGTGGGACTGGTATCACTATATGACCACTGTTTGGTGGTATTCTGCAATATCCTAACCACAGTCTCCATTTGCATAACAATTTATATTCTTGATCACTCCCACAAATATGCTGCTAACCAATAGATCCAACTCCTGCATCAGCTCTAGTTCTACGGCTAGCTCATCCTATCCTGCCTCAGACCCCTGGCACGTTTGGACACTACACCTCTAGGAACATGTGGAAACAAGAGGGTGTAGACAAAATTTCAGAAACAAAAGAAAGAAATACTTACTGGAAATTGCATCCGATTCCAGTTTACATGCTGAAAGATCTTCTACTGAATTGTTACCTTCAGCACCGACCCCACATCCCCTGGGGCCCATCGCTGAAGATCTCCTCCGCTCATGTATCTCATCAGAAATCATCTCCAGATTCTTTAGGGCAGTCTTGTATTCACCCTTTGCCAGGGAAAGCTTGGCTTGAAGGTCATCCACGGTTTTCTTCAGTTGCTGAAGACAGATAAGGTCATTATTGAAGAACGATGTCACCATTTATACCGCAATGTATTCATAAATAATGGTCTACGTTGGTTGCCAAGCAGCAACCAAAACAGGTCATGGCTTCTTAAGGCATAGGCCAAATTCCTCCCAGAGACGTCGTCATTTGCCATACAACATATCAGCCCAATTTCGAGAATCATTTTTGGGGAGACTTGAGATGTGAGGATACTCTTACTATGAAAGCCTATACATTTAAGAGATATCCCAAAATGAAAGCCGAAATGCCTCTGAGTGCGCCAGAGTGCTCACCACTAAATAGTGTAGCAAATAAACAGCGTCAGCAAAGCCATGGGACGGATTTATCTACTGAAGTTAAATAGGTCCAAAACTCCCAAAATATTGGTTTTTTCGCAGTGAGAATgatgaagcccccccccccccccaaaagaaaaaaaaaaaaagaaaagactcaGAACACAGATGAACCCCAAAACTAACAGACCTCATGGCTCCCTTGAGAATGCTGTGGTGGAGCCCTGAACCTACAGTTTTATTTAACTGttactttttacattttagtCTTCCTTATAATCAGAAACGTCTTAAAGGGCCTCAAAGCCGCCTAAACATATTACACTCAATTGCACAGCAAATGTACAGGGttgttacaaatgatcttccatgTGAACCCCATATAACtcccgtttaatgacactcagatacataaagttgatatcaatggaaacagaaactcagaGTTTTGTTAAACATccttaaaaaggttttccatATCAGAGGGGATCAATATGAGCCCCCTTTGTCATTCGACATatcaagcctgtagtcaagttcttGCCATACATGTTGCAGTCTATCACGATTGACTGATCCGATAGCTTCAGTGATCCTGCAGATCATGTATGGACGGTGGTGAGGGGGCATGTAGACTGACGCTCCCCCAGAgggagaaaaaatatattaaaaaaaaataataaaaaaatcacaagacATAAGGTCCGGGAAGCGTAGAGGCCAAGAAAGAAGTTCACCACCATCATCATGACCTGCACGGCCAATCCATCAGTCACTGCTGACCTCATCGTGAAAATGGGGGTTGcccatcctgttggaagatgaaacctgggactTTC
This genomic window from Eleutherodactylus coqui strain aEleCoq1 chromosome 12, aEleCoq1.hap1, whole genome shotgun sequence contains:
- the SH3BP5 gene encoding SH3 domain-binding protein 5; translated protein: METMGLRGKGQEPAEEEEEEEVDPRIQGELEKLNQSTDDINRREIELEDARQKFRSVLTEATLKLDEMVKKIGKSVEDSKPYWEARKVARQAQLEAQKATQDFQRATEVLRAAKETISLAEQRLLEDDKRQFDSAWQEMLNHATQRVMEEEQKKTRSELVHKETAAKYNAAMGRMKQLEKKLRRSINKSKPYFEMKAKYYLQLEQLKKTVDDLQAKLSLAKGEYKTALKNLEMISDEIHERRRSSAMGPRGCGVGAEGNNSVEDLSACKLESDAISMTSEVFEDDNLSSLVSEDDSETQSLSSFSSGPTSPSEVLSPFPPANRPGSLDLSSPMSLSEFGLISPVLGPRSECSGASSPECDVERGSRAEGSENKAQDRINNNNFILKPRALPVLDNKMKQLSLEHTNIESRADLRKCSCSQALASPVLVNAV